The sequence TTTAGTGCTCCACTAATAATtcactttatattaataaattagcAAAATAGCATCATGTTTTTAACAGCTGAAAATCAAAAATGAATTGTTTCTGATCGTATTTGTGCACAATTCACACAAAAACATCTTTAGTTTATGGTTAGAGAGATTTTACACAGATTTATGACAGAATTCTGTCATCCAAAATGAGGAATTTTGCGCATTGTTTAGCTGTTCATCTACGGACTCTATTATTCATAtggaaatatgaaaattaaccatgattttactatagtaaaactgtagtaaccatgttttttttttggtgtgaaCCATGGTTTAACTACAGTTATATTGTAGTAATACTACAGTAAAACTGAATGTAGATgagtttgtgtaagaaaaatatccatatttaacaagttatgaagtaaagcatctagcttccgccagaccgccttccgtattcaagttacgaagaaagtgtaaaccggcgtcgcgtcagttaagctttttccgtaaaTGGAATAGGGAAGGCggaggacgtagcgtaagcgttttgaactgcaagagctTTAAACTTTCTTTGTACGTTAGTCTGGCGGAAGccattttacttcataacacATCGCGcaaacaaacacatcgctttgcctcagaaggactttattatcCCCCCGTAGCcgtgtggagcacatatttatgatggatgaatgcactTTCTTCAGGTCCATATTTGTATccctcactgccattataaagctcacatgtgtcaggatatttattaatatatctccgattgtgttcatcagaaagaataaagtcatatacacctagaatggcttggtTTTGAGAAAAgtttgggctaattttcattttaaagtgaatcCTTTAATtaaagtactttactatagtatggttcaaaaacatatagtatttactataaattataaattactataatattttttcatgtgGGGATTTATATTCTTATAGGCCTATTGATGTTATTGATAAGTACTGAATAAATGCTTCAAAACAGGACTATTAATCTTACAAATACTACCCCctttaacttgtttttttttagttaaatcTTACAAAATATATTGTAATTTGAGTTTAAATCTTTTATTCAAGGGGTCAGTATTATAGATACTAAATGTACAAGTTACGTTTGAGATTTTTTTCATGGCTAGCAACAATTTAATTATAAAAGCTAATGGAAAATGGTCATTTTTGGAAGGCATGGAGAGTGCCAAACcattttttgtttataataattaaattattagtcTAGCAGTAAGTTgaggaaaatatattttttcccgCTCTTCTTGCCAATCTCCCTCACGCTTGTTACGCTAGTTCTGTTCTTACACTAAACACTTCTAGTTTTATAATTTCATCTTAAATATCATCCTAGTGTTTCACCAGCTgtgttatatttattattttttcacgCGGATGTTTCTGACAGGACTTTGAATGACggttaaatattcacaaatcACGAACCTACCTGTACTTCTAATCTACGTTTATTATTGCCAtcgcttcaaaaaaaaaatcaataaaaagctTCGAAAACATCCcatttcattgatttttttttttttacgggaaaaaaaaaaaatctatcatgGGCGGCGCGCGCCGCTGCGTCACATCCGCTCATCTCCAACCCGGAAAATCGGGTGCCATGATCCGcgatttgtttgtgttttttccgCGAGAATCGCTTTGatcggacacacacacacatacagagagAAAAGCGTGTCGATTTCAGGGCGAGTATGGAGGTAAGAAGACAGTAGAAGTGCTGAATGTGTGTAGAAGCATCCAAACAGACACCCGAACTCAACCCGAAACTCGCCCGAGACACATTCAGTCCCTCAGCACACTCCTCTTCTGTCCTTCTCTTCTTCAGTGTCCACAATTATtctgctttaaatatatatatataatatatatacacctcAACACGTGacatcttattattatcatatgcATTACTTGGCTTTAAAGGTAAACTACTGACATACACGGGTGTGTTTgatgttttaatattaaatatatagtaTTTAAATTAGTGAAAGAATCTAATGTattctaaaaaataaagttttgaagTATTAGTTATATGTTTACTCTTTAATAGGCCGTAGGACATACCATTACCGCGCGCCAGagggtttttattgtttattaaacGCATTTAATAACTAATAATGGTGTTTTCTGTCTGCTCACTTTAGTTGTGTatgtttacaatattttaatcTCGATATATCTATAAAAGTGTCTTTCAATAATGTTCTCGATCAGACGCAAACCCCCCTCGTCGAAAGTGTTTTCCTGAATCTCAGATGCGTTATTCCTGCGGACCCTCGCGCAGCGCTGAGATCAGCTGGAAAATCGCGAGCGCAtcggatcttttttttttttttaacgcatATATTTATTGACGTTTTTCAAACGCGTTCGCCTTCATAACAACAACCGATTCTTTACATCCGCGATCAGTGTTGTTGTGTCTGTTAATGTGTGACGGACGGTATTAGTCTTGTGCTGCTGTCATTCACGTCAGTGCGGACTTGAGTCGGAATTATCCGACGTGATCGATTcgtgtttcccttttctcgtgCGATATGAGTTCAAGAGTCGTGTTTGTATGTGATCGGTACCGCAGTGCGCGACTGCAGGCCTGAAATCGGACGAAATGATCAAGCGCGTGTGTCCGATTCGGTCCTCGTGACGTCACGCAGATCCTTCTGCGCGTTTGTAACGTCATTACACGCGTTACTTTTACGTTACTCGGTTTTCGTAGGTTTCGGTGTTGCTGATTCTGTTACTTTGAGACGTGGTATGGACCTGAATTTTTACTCTGATCTGTCGGACGGAACCGGGCAGCCCGGTGACCCGGAATTCTTGGACCCCCAGGCGTTTAACGGATTTGATGCCGTTCAGAAGGTGAAAAATATATCACGCTCGTGGAAAACCTGGAAATGACAGGGAATTTTAAGTCTGATTTCTTCTGGGAAAagtcatttatattttaaagttctatatttttgttttgtgttattatttctgtgaaacacaaagaGATTTAGAACATCCatgcatattttttatattttaacgttatatattttttgtatattaattttaatatttaattgctTATTTTGAgtgcagtttatttaaattgtcTGTAAATTATTATGTCTGTGAAGAACATTCacgcagctcatttatattttaaagctctttacttttgtatattatttttaatattaaattgctttttatttgagtttaaattgagtttttttttgtttgtttgttttggagaACATTCGCACCAAttttatattgtacatttttttatattattttttatattaaattgcttttcatttttttttttttttttttaattttctgtaaATTATTTCTGGGAAACAGTTTTTGTTGAAGAACATTTGTGCATcaattttatattgtaaaattttgttttgttttttaatattaaatggcTCCTTATGAGTGCAATTTCTATACATtttctgtaaaatattatttctgtGAAACTGATTATTTTTAAGAACATTCATGCAGcccttttatattttaaagttacTTATTACTAAAATTTCTCTTCATGAGTGGAGTTTCTGTAGATTTGTAGTGattacagtaattttataataaCTTGTATAGTATTTACAaggtagttattaaaaaaataataataacatggaAGTGTTTGTAAGTTGGTTCTGTATTAAAAcatcattatgttttaattaatttgcaCCAATATGCACATTATTAAAGTTTGAAAGTAATTGAATTGATATTAGAGAAGTGACTCATGTTGTGTGTTTGCATCTTAAACAGTTCCCAGGAGGCAATGACAACTACCTGGCCATCAGCGGCGAGGGGCATCACTTCCTGTCCTCCTCAGAGGTACAGCTCTCCTCCGCGTTCCCCGCTCAAATCCATCACGCAGAGgtgcttcacacacacacacacacacacacactcatcatCATAGTCATGTCGGGATTTCAGCCTTTGGTTTGTTGAAATGTTTCACACTTGTGTTAAACTAAATAACTAGTTAGAGTTGAATTCATCTGTCCCTCCAGACGTTTCACACACCCAGTTTGGGCGATGAGGAGTTCGAGATCCCTCCGATCTCCCTCGACCCGGACTCCGCGCTCGGCGTCTCTGATGTCGTCTCTCACTTCGGAGAGCTGGGCGATGGCGGGCCGTCCTCCGGTGTTCCTGGGAACGCCGTGGTTGGAGGGAACGACCCCTCGTTCGCCTCGACCTTCGTGAACACGCCCTCGCAGGGCCTGGAGCACCTGAGCCTGATGGGCCAGCAGGGCGGCGGGCCGATGCTGGGCTCCACGCTGGGAATGGTGCGCATTTACCCACAATTCAGTGATCTTCTGAAATGCTGAACTGAGTCTGAATGTATAAAAGTATAAGTATATACTGAAGTATAAGAAATCTGCACTTAAATAGTATCTGCTGAATACATTATGCTTAATTAAAGCATTCATTAATATtttctggtgtttttttttttccgttgcAGGATCTCGGCCATCCCATCGGTTCACAGTTCAGTAGCTCTTCTCCGATGACCATTGACGTCCCTCTGAGTGACATGAATCACGGTCTGTTGGGGCACAACCAGCTGACcactattgaccaatcagagctcAGCGCGCAGCTCGGCCTGAGTCTAGGTGGCGGCACCATCCTGCCCCGCTCGCAGTCACCTGACCAGCCGCTGTCCGCCACCGACTCGCCGTCCGACTCGCTGCATGACGACGACATGGACGATTTCAGACGGGTGGGTTTTGCCAAaatcttttattgtttattaatttgGGTTCGGTCCATTTTGACACATCTTTGTTGAGATTCAGAAATTTGTGAAAGGAAAAAGAAATGTAGCTAATTTAtccaaagacaaaaaaaactatttccTCAACTGATTTGACATATTTGTCTAAATACAGTTCAGtactattaaaaaatatattaacaaaaGTTTTTAGtagaaatatacagtacagtccaaaagtttggaaccactaagatttttaatgtttttaaaagaagtttcgtctgctcaccaaggctacatttatttaattaaaaatacagtaaaaaacagtaatattgtgaaatattattacaatttaaaataactgttttctatttgaatatatttcacaaagtaatttattcctgtgatcaaagctgaattttcagcatcgttactccagtcttcagtgtcacatgatccttcagaaatcattctaatatgctgatctgctgctcaataaacatttaatgtgtacaattgtacaaaatatttgtgtacaatattttttttcaggattatttgatgaatagaaagttcaaaagaacagtgtttatctgaaatctaatcttttgtaacattataaatgtctttactgccacttttgattgatttaatgcatccttgctgaataaaagtattcatttctttaatttcttttcaaaaaaataaaaataaaaattcttactgaccccaaacttttgaacggtagtgtataatgctacagaagctttgtatttcagataaatgctgttcttttgaactttctattcatcaaggaatcctgaaaaaaaaagtacacaactgttttcaacattgaaaataatcataagtgtttattgagcagcagatcatcatattagaatgatttctgaaggatcatgtgacactgaagactggagtaacgatgctgaaaattcagctttgatcacaggaataaattactttgtcaaatatatttaaatagtacacagttattttaaattgtaataatatttcacaatattactgttttttactgtatttttaattaaataaatgtagccttggtgagcagacgaaacttcttttaaaaacattaaaaatcttagtggttccaaacttttggactgtactgtatatcaagtgttattttgtaatgcttaataatttaaacaaccCAATAAACTCAGTAAACATCTTACCTTTATGGATTTAAGACAAGTCAGGTGTTATTCTAGCttgttttttaaagggatagttcacccaaaaatgtaaattctgacATTTACTCAACCTTAAGTTATTTTAAACGTGTACGAGTTTCTATAGAATTAGTGGTTGACCGATATATCGGTCAATATTTGgcatttttaaagggatagttcacccaaaaatggaaattctgtcatcatttactcaaccttaaGTTATTCTAAACCTGTACGAGTTTCTATAGAATTAGTGGttgaccgatatatcggccgatatttgtcatttttaaagagttagtccacccaaaaatggaaattctgtcatcatttactcaaccttaagttgttctaaacctgtacgAGTTTCTTCTGTACAACATTCTGGTTCCagtgactttcatagtatgaagaaagaaaaaaaaaactgtttggttaccaaattttttaaaaatatttttttaagttccacaaacaaagaaactcatacatgtttagaacttgagggtgagtaaatgattacagatttttgagtgaactatccctttaattatcgGTGTTGGTAGTTTTTCTATTTGTGTTGGAgatgggacttttattttgacatttaaaattcaaatctgtttattttgcatagttaaaatatatattttccatattcattttcaaattatttatcTCTAATTACTAAACATGCAAATTATAGATGCCAGCAGTTATGCATGCGTTTATAGTGTGATGTCATATATATCGGCTTTATATCAGCCACCAGCTCTATAAGATATCGACATCTGCCATCAAACAATCAATATCGGTCAACCACTATTTAGAACAACAAACATTCTTAAGAAATGAATATTCTTGACTATTCTTACGTTACAAAGACTTTTATTCTTCAGAATGTTTGGTGAATCGCTCAGAACTGATCTCtgtttcctgttcctgttcttCTCTCCCCGTGTGTCGTCTCTCTCCGGCTCAGAAGAGCGTGCTGGTGGATTCTCCAGTGTCTCTGTCCGTGTCTCCCGGCGTCATCGCTCTCTCGCCGTCTCTGTCGGACCAGCCCGCCATCCCAGCGTCCTCTACTCCCGTACGGAAAGGAGTCGGTGGGAAAAAGGGTAAGAAGAAGAAGGACCCGAACGAGCCGCAGAAGCCCGTGTCGGCGTACGCGCTGTTCTTCAGGGACACACAGGCCGCCATCAAGGGTCAGAATCCCAACGCCACCTTCGGAGAGGTTTCCAAGATCGTCGCCTCCATGTGGGATAGTTTGGGAGAAGAGCAGAAACAGGTGCAAACATGCATTACGCTCCTGCAACTAGATGTTCAGAAGATTAATAGATGTTATTAGATGTTCTTTCTTTTTACATCAATACCTCAACAAGATGGAGTAATGAGCTCAAAATCTTCATGTTTCACCTGCTCAGGTGTACAAGAGGAAGACAGAAGCGGCCAGGAAGGAGTATCTGAAGGCGCTGGCCGCTTATAAAGCCAATCAGCTGTCGCAGGTGAAGTACAGACAGACAGGAACATTCAGGAATATTGCTTGATTGTGTGGGATTTCATTTGGGATTTAAAgtgatgcttttctcatttaacacaataatgactttaaatgatcttttgggGGTCATTTCTCAGCCGAATTTGATGTGCAGTTAATTAATCGCCacattgtgtaattaattagGTTAAAATTTTAATTGCTTGACAGCATTAGACTAATTGTTGTGGACATTTTTTAGCTGATGAACTTTGCAACATcaacagttattgaactgaactgaatcaacattgacaCTATTGTCTGTCTGTATCACATGACATATAAACAAATGTGACTTCTAGTTGTTAAATGTTTGGATTTTCCACAGCAGCCGACTATTGAAGTGTTAGATGCCCCGCCGTCTCCTCCTCCTCCGGCCGCCGTCGCCCCGCCTCCCGAACCCACGCCAGTCGCCGCCCCGACGCGCTCGTCCCGCATCCCCGTACACGCGCCCGACAACAACACCATCACCAACATCTGCACGTCCAACATCATCTTAGACCTGCCGCAGGTGACGACGCGCTCGCGCACAGGCGCGCACAAACCCCCGGCCCCGCCTCCGGCCCCGCCCACCGTTAGCAAGATCGTGATATCCAAGCAGCAGCTGCAGTCGCCTCGGCAGCCTCCGCCCCTCCAGCAGATGCAGAACACGCCTCCACCGCCGCGGCTGCAGCAGATGGTACATTCCCCGGCTCCGCCCCCTCTGCAGGCCAAACCGCGCGGAGCCGCCGCCGCGGGACAGGTGGTCGCCACGGCGCCGCCGCCGCCTCTGCAGATCAAGATCGTCCCCGCCCCCGCGCAGACTGATGCCAGCGCTCCCATTATCGTGACGACGGCTGGGGCGCCACTCGCATCATCGGCCGCCTCTGCGGTGGAGGTGGCGCAGCCCGCGGCCATCGTCACGACCCTGTCGCCGTCGGCAACGGAGGACGCGGCTGAAGAAGGGGTGAGTCCGAACATTCGATTCTTAatggaaattatatttattgtctttctgttgttttgttggtGAATGAACTGCAGGAGGTTTGTGAGTCGACACAAACTAGtgattaaatcatttaaaaataaaaacgatgaaatcataaatttgaaattgaaaataaatattagaaattgttctattttgatcatttttattttaaaattatcttttaatttgacatttttatggtttaacattttgaaacttttttttttttaattttacatttctgatttattttttatttcacaatttattttaattttacatttttatagtctaacatttagaaaatgtttttattttaaatttatgtaacatttttagggtcattattttttagaaacttttttaattttgattattgtaatgttaaatatcttaaaaataaacaaaaaataaaacactttaattaaaccataaatatgtataaaaataataaataaaatgacaaataaaacactataaataaattaattaaatcataaaaatgttacatttaaaaaaagtaattttaaaatcaaaataatcaaataaaacacttatttaaaaaaatgttgtcatgtgaccattaactgACTTCAGAGAACTGTGAACATGAgtgtgttgttaaattattgaaatattaatttaaaatctctggtactttatatattttagatcAAAGGGGTTTGACTGCGTATCCCTGTGTTAACAGACAATAGTCGTTGGTTTCCAGTGTTTCTCTTCTTCTCTTGTTCAGATGGAGGTGGAGCTGAACGTTTCTCCGGCTCCAGCCGTGACTCCTGCAGGCGCTCCCAGTGTGTGTGTCCGCGCCGGCTGCAACAACCCGCCTATAGAGAGCAAAGACTGGGACCGAGAGTACTGCAGCAACGAGTGTGTGGCTACACACtgcaggtacacacacacacacacacacatgtttgtTGCATACACTTCCATTGTGATTAATGATATTATTGAAGTGACGCAGTGTGTCGTTGACTGTCCAGTAAGTGTGTGACGTGTGTGTCCTGCAGGGACGTGTTCATGGCCTGGTGTGCGATCAGAGGACACAACTCCACCACTGTCACATAGACGGACGGACGCTTGTGTTCGTGAGCGTCCACACCAGTATAAGACGTCATCAGATCAGTGCAGATCCACAGACTTTCACACACAATCTTGGGATTTATTGGAAAAAGTAGTTCAGgaatgaaaatatgaatatttaaaatgatttaaataagGTAATTGTGTATCTGAAGGTGCGACTGTGGAGTTTAGTGTCAAAGTGGAGGATGGAGGCAGATTTTACacgtgagtgagtgtgtgtgagtgtgtatgtgggCCAGAAACAGTTTACGCAAACATGTACGTGGTTATTATGACACGTTTCAATTTGTGTTTGCGTAGAGGTTGTTTCTGCACACGATTCTTAAGCTAATAATGAACAGACTGTTTTAAAACCATGACGTCAAATGAGGCTCTTACAAACATTGACCACAGTAGCCACTGTTTATGCCCAGAATTCCATGGTTGCTATGGTTACTGGAGTTCCATGGTTGCTATGGTTACTGGAATTCCATAGTTGCTGTGGTTACTGGAGTTCCATGGTTGCTGTGGTTACTGTTACATTAGAACTCTGGTAACTTGAGCATTACATCATCAAAAGATGACAAACGTTCTGAAATCGGTTGTGGAAGCTCTAATTTATTGTGATTTTTGTTATAGTAATTATTGTAGAAACTTTTGCATTGATGCATTTGGCAAACGCTTTTATCCAGTGCGTTCAAGCTGTATGTtttattagttcatgcattccctgggaatcgatCCCGTGACGTTaggaatggaaaaaaaaaaaaaaaagggaaatgaTGGTTTACTATAGTACATTTTTTGCAAATgagtgttttattatatttcacatCAGgagtaaaactttttaaatctCACTGTGACGCTGTGGGACAAAAACGAATGGATTTTATATTGGGGAAAtgtacagaaaaatatattatactTTGAACTGCtcatgaaaatatgatttttctttgattttttttttttttcttcatttactTTTTGGACTGTTTTATCATCTCAGTTCTGTTGAGGAGTTTGAGAGTTGAACAATCAAATGGAATAAAATCAAagaaatcaaacaaaacaatgatGTTTGTTTGCTCATTACATCTGCTTTTCTAATTATAATTGTGGTGATTCTTCAATTAAAACCTTTCAGTTCCCTGCAGTGattttacagaaaaaagaaaaaaaatgtttttaaatgacaaattatATTAGTTAAAGAGGAAGTTGTCATAATTAAATCAGAAACTTTAAGGTTTGAGGGCATAAATAGTGGTTTTatctgtttaaatatttttattaggaATTTTAGCAGAAAGTCAATTgtaattacacttttttttaaaatacaaacaaaatttaCATTCTAacaaatatgcataaaaaaagtaata is a genomic window of Megalobrama amblycephala isolate DHTTF-2021 linkage group LG3, ASM1881202v1, whole genome shotgun sequence containing:
- the tox4b gene encoding TOX high mobility group box family member 4b isoform X9, which gives rise to MEFPGGNDNYLAISGEGHHFLSSSEVQLSSAFPAQIHHAETFHTPSLGDEEFEIPPISLDPDSALGVSDVVSHFGELGDGGPSSGVPGNAVVGGNDPSFASTFVNTPSQGLEHLSLMGQQGGGPMLGSTLGMDLGHPIGSQFSSSSPMTIDVPLSDMNHGLLGHNQLTTIDQSELSAQLGLSLGGGTILPRSQSPDQPLSATDSPSDSLHDDDMDDFRRKSVLVDSPVSLSVSPGVIALSPSLSDQPAIPASSTPVRKGVGGKKGKKKKDPNEPQKPVSAYALFFRDTQAAIKGQNPNATFGEVSKIVASMWDSLGEEQKQVYKRKTEAARKEYLKALAAYKANQLSQQPTIEVLDAPPSPPPPAAVAPPPEPTPVAAPTRSSRIPVHAPDNNTITNICTSNIILDLPQVTTRSRTGAHKPPAPPPAPPTVSKIVISKQQLQSPRQPPPLQQMQNTPPPPRLQQMVHSPAPPPLQAKPRGAAAAGQVVATAPPPPLQIKIVPAPAQTDASAPIIVTTAGAPLASSAASAVEVAQPAAIVTTLSPSATEDAAEEGMEVELNVSPAPAVTPAGAPSVCVRAGCNNPPIESKDWDREYCSNECVATHCRDVFMAWCAIRGHNSTTVT
- the tox4b gene encoding TOX high mobility group box family member 4b isoform X10, encoding MEFPGGNDNYLAISGEGHHFLSSSETFHTPSLGDEEFEIPPISLDPDSALGVSDVVSHFGELGDGGPSSGVPGNAVVGGNDPSFASTFVNTPSQGLEHLSLMGQQGGGPMLGSTLGMDLGHPIGSQFSSSSPMTIDVPLSDMNHGLLGHNQLTTIDQSELSAQLGLSLGGGTILPRSQSPDQPLSATDSPSDSLHDDDMDDFRRKSVLVDSPVSLSVSPGVIALSPSLSDQPAIPASSTPVRKGVGGKKGKKKKDPNEPQKPVSAYALFFRDTQAAIKGQNPNATFGEVSKIVASMWDSLGEEQKQVYKRKTEAARKEYLKALAAYKANQLSQQPTIEVLDAPPSPPPPAAVAPPPEPTPVAAPTRSSRIPVHAPDNNTITNICTSNIILDLPQVTTRSRTGAHKPPAPPPAPPTVSKIVISKQQLQSPRQPPPLQQMQNTPPPPRLQQMVHSPAPPPLQAKPRGAAAAGQVVATAPPPPLQIKIVPAPAQTDASAPIIVTTAGAPLASSAASAVEVAQPAAIVTTLSPSATEDAAEEGMEVELNVSPAPAVTPAGAPSVCVRAGCNNPPIESKDWDREYCSNECVATHCRDVFMAWCAIRGHNSTTVT
- the tox4b gene encoding TOX high mobility group box family member 4b isoform X6 gives rise to the protein MDLNFYSDLSDGTGQPGDPEFLDPQAFNGFDAVQKFPGGNDNYLAISGEGHHFLSSSETFHTPSLGDEEFEIPPISLDPDSALGVSDVVSHFGELGDGGPSSGVPGNAVVGGNDPSFASTFVNTPSQGLEHLSLMGQQGGGPMLGSTLGMDLGHPIGSQFSSSSPMTIDVPLSDMNHGLLGHNQLTTIDQSELSAQLGLSLGGGTILPRSQSPDQPLSATDSPSDSLHDDDMDDFRRSVLVDSPVSLSVSPGVIALSPSLSDQPAIPASSTPVRKGVGGKKGKKKKDPNEPQKPVSAYALFFRDTQAAIKGQNPNATFGEVSKIVASMWDSLGEEQKQVYKRKTEAARKEYLKALAAYKANQLSQQPTIEVLDAPPSPPPPAAVAPPPEPTPVAAPTRSSRIPVHAPDNNTITNICTSNIILDLPQVTTRSRTGAHKPPAPPPAPPTVSKIVISKQQLQSPRQPPPLQQMQNTPPPPRLQQMVHSPAPPPLQAKPRGAAAAGQVVATAPPPPLQIKIVPAPAQTDASAPIIVTTAGAPLASSAASAVEVAQPAAIVTTLSPSATEDAAEEGMEVELNVSPAPAVTPAGAPSVCVRAGCNNPPIESKDWDREYCSNECVATHCRDVFMAWCAIRGHNSTTVT
- the tox4b gene encoding TOX high mobility group box family member 4b isoform X2 — its product is MDLNFYSDLSDGTGQPGDPEFLDPQAFNGFDAVQKFPGGNDNYLAISGEGHHFLSSSEVQLSSAFPAQIHHAETFHTPSLGDEEFEIPPISLDPDSALGVSDVVSHFGELGDGGPSSGVPGNAVVGGNDPSFASTFVNTPSQGLEHLSLMGQQGGGPMLGSTLGMDLGHPIGSQFSSSSPMTIDVPLSDMNHGLLGHNQLTTIDQSELSAQLGLSLGGGTILPRSQSPDQPLSATDSPSDSLHDDDMDDFRRSVLVDSPVSLSVSPGVIALSPSLSDQPAIPASSTPVRKGVGGKKGKKKKDPNEPQKPVSAYALFFRDTQAAIKGQNPNATFGEVSKIVASMWDSLGEEQKQVYKRKTEAARKEYLKALAAYKANQLSQQPTIEVLDAPPSPPPPAAVAPPPEPTPVAAPTRSSRIPVHAPDNNTITNICTSNIILDLPQVTTRSRTGAHKPPAPPPAPPTVSKIVISKQQLQSPRQPPPLQQMQNTPPPPRLQQMVHSPAPPPLQAKPRGAAAAGQVVATAPPPPLQIKIVPAPAQTDASAPIIVTTAGAPLASSAASAVEVAQPAAIVTTLSPSATEDAAEEGMEVELNVSPAPAVTPAGAPSVCVRAGCNNPPIESKDWDREYCSNECVATHCRDVFMAWCAIRGHNSTTVT
- the tox4b gene encoding TOX high mobility group box family member 4b isoform X8, encoding MDLNFYSDLSDGTGQPGDPEFLDPQAFNGFDAVQKFPGGNDNYLAISGEGHHFLSSSETFHTPSLGDEEFEIPPISLDPDSALGVSDVVSHFGELGDGGPSSGVPGNAVVGGNDPSFASTFVNTPSQGLEHLSLMGQQGGGPMLGSTLGMDLGHPIGSQFSSSSPMTIDVPLSDMNHGLLGHNQLTTIDQSELSAQLGLSLGGGTILPRSQSPDQPLSATDSPSDSLHDDDMDDFRRSVLVDSPVSLSVSPGVIALSPSLSDQPAIPASSTPVRKGVGGKKGKKKKDPNEPQKPVSAYALFFRDTQAAIKGQNPNATFGEVSKIVASMWDSLGEEQKQVYKRKTEAARKEYLKALAAYKANQLSQPTIEVLDAPPSPPPPAAVAPPPEPTPVAAPTRSSRIPVHAPDNNTITNICTSNIILDLPQVTTRSRTGAHKPPAPPPAPPTVSKIVISKQQLQSPRQPPPLQQMQNTPPPPRLQQMVHSPAPPPLQAKPRGAAAAGQVVATAPPPPLQIKIVPAPAQTDASAPIIVTTAGAPLASSAASAVEVAQPAAIVTTLSPSATEDAAEEGMEVELNVSPAPAVTPAGAPSVCVRAGCNNPPIESKDWDREYCSNECVATHCRDVFMAWCAIRGHNSTTVT
- the tox4b gene encoding TOX high mobility group box family member 4b isoform X4, whose product is MDLNFYSDLSDGTGQPGDPEFLDPQAFNGFDAVQKFPGGNDNYLAISGEGHHFLSSSEVQLSSAFPAQIHHAETFHTPSLGDEEFEIPPISLDPDSALGVSDVVSHFGELGDGGPSSGVPGNAVVGGNDPSFASTFVNTPSQGLEHLSLMGQQGGGPMLGSTLGMDLGHPIGSQFSSSSPMTIDVPLSDMNHGLLGHNQLTTIDQSELSAQLGLSLGGGTILPRSQSPDQPLSATDSPSDSLHDDDMDDFRRSVLVDSPVSLSVSPGVIALSPSLSDQPAIPASSTPVRKGVGGKKGKKKKDPNEPQKPVSAYALFFRDTQAAIKGQNPNATFGEVSKIVASMWDSLGEEQKQVYKRKTEAARKEYLKALAAYKANQLSQPTIEVLDAPPSPPPPAAVAPPPEPTPVAAPTRSSRIPVHAPDNNTITNICTSNIILDLPQVTTRSRTGAHKPPAPPPAPPTVSKIVISKQQLQSPRQPPPLQQMQNTPPPPRLQQMVHSPAPPPLQAKPRGAAAAGQVVATAPPPPLQIKIVPAPAQTDASAPIIVTTAGAPLASSAASAVEVAQPAAIVTTLSPSATEDAAEEGMEVELNVSPAPAVTPAGAPSVCVRAGCNNPPIESKDWDREYCSNECVATHCRDVFMAWCAIRGHNSTTVT